The following proteins come from a genomic window of Gimesia chilikensis:
- a CDS encoding DUF4159 domain-containing protein yields MPDRFTAVRLFVLFLCVCLVAGGSLSVPVRAAEPVTRDVVLNSIEQARHYLLKQQQNDGSWQLTARPQQTLVLTSFTLHALLHAGMTPEAPEIQRGLKWLRQQDPVKTHEIALMLETLATAGEPQDLVLLKRFTEKLESGHSEGTNDGAWSFGNTEENYAHYAALGLYEAAQQGVAVKSATWQRAREHWLKRQRADGGWGSQNSQYSRGGITAAGIAYLVSTQHRLRAAQADLNAVGQPDCCGPPFRDEAVEAGCRWLGDHFTVTHNPSTDPLADGSVGYLYYLYCLERVGRLTGRRYFISSTGQQHDWYSEGAAYLVAHQNPITGAWKGAPVLLEDCEILATSYALHFLARGLTPILIGRLEWGTGTGADQSDLPGSAHNTPAAAWNLAQFTSRLQGWPKRLTWQSIDMQRAGPEDLGLAPVVVLDVADAGLLTEPQTRLLRDYLQQGGFLFAVGGCRSPSPDLAMQSLVARLYPEGETQLRKLDGSDPVYRSEFPLSDRQSGAPLVELWGAETGCRTAIIYAPEDLTCLWEKWSSVVRAERSAPFEKYLTRALQTGVNVCALAAGRTLIRELPRTASERKQTDAERVEHRLLNIARIRHSGEWDAAPRALQKLLQAMNQVSAVQVATKPRLLPLTDERLFAHPLLYLHGRYGFALDQGEQQKLRTYLKQGGVLFADACCGADEFDQSFRRLAKQLFPGQRLKRIPVDHELFSRNTGFELREVRFRHPIDLQTKTNEERVTRIAPEIEGIEIDGRLAVLYSRHDLSCAIEHGDRIACPGYVAEDAVKLGLNIVWYSLLQ; encoded by the coding sequence ATGCCTGATCGCTTTACCGCTGTTCGCTTGTTTGTTCTGTTCCTATGCGTCTGCCTGGTGGCGGGGGGATCGCTGTCTGTCCCGGTTCGGGCTGCGGAACCGGTTACGCGGGATGTGGTGCTGAACTCGATCGAACAGGCGCGCCACTACTTATTGAAACAACAGCAGAACGACGGCAGCTGGCAACTCACAGCGCGTCCGCAACAGACGCTGGTACTGACGAGCTTCACGCTGCACGCCCTGCTCCACGCTGGGATGACGCCGGAAGCGCCGGAAATTCAGCGGGGGTTGAAGTGGCTCCGTCAGCAGGATCCCGTCAAGACGCATGAAATCGCCTTGATGCTGGAGACGCTGGCCACCGCGGGTGAACCGCAGGACCTCGTGTTGCTCAAGCGTTTCACCGAGAAACTGGAGTCCGGCCATTCCGAGGGCACCAATGACGGTGCCTGGAGCTTTGGGAATACAGAGGAGAACTACGCGCACTACGCGGCACTGGGACTGTATGAAGCGGCGCAGCAGGGAGTGGCTGTGAAATCTGCGACCTGGCAACGGGCACGAGAACACTGGTTGAAGCGACAGCGTGCCGATGGGGGCTGGGGTTCTCAGAACAGCCAATACAGCCGGGGCGGAATCACTGCAGCGGGAATCGCGTACCTGGTTTCGACACAGCATCGGCTCCGCGCCGCGCAGGCCGATCTGAATGCTGTGGGTCAACCGGACTGCTGTGGTCCGCCATTCCGCGATGAGGCGGTTGAAGCGGGGTGCCGCTGGCTGGGTGATCATTTCACAGTGACCCACAATCCCAGTACCGACCCGCTGGCCGATGGTTCGGTCGGCTACCTCTATTATCTTTACTGCCTGGAACGGGTGGGTCGGCTCACGGGCCGTCGTTATTTCATCAGCAGTACCGGACAACAGCACGACTGGTATTCCGAGGGGGCAGCGTATCTGGTCGCACATCAGAATCCGATTACAGGCGCCTGGAAAGGGGCGCCTGTTCTGCTGGAAGACTGCGAGATCCTGGCGACCAGTTATGCCCTGCATTTCCTCGCGCGGGGACTGACGCCGATTCTCATCGGTCGGCTGGAATGGGGTACGGGAACGGGAGCGGATCAGTCCGACCTCCCGGGGTCGGCACATAACACGCCGGCGGCGGCCTGGAACCTGGCGCAGTTTACCAGTCGACTCCAGGGCTGGCCGAAACGATTGACCTGGCAGTCGATCGACATGCAACGGGCCGGGCCTGAGGATCTGGGACTGGCGCCGGTTGTGGTGCTCGATGTTGCAGACGCTGGTCTGTTGACCGAACCGCAGACGCGTCTGTTGCGGGACTATCTCCAGCAGGGCGGATTTCTGTTTGCCGTCGGAGGCTGCCGAAGTCCTTCACCGGACCTGGCGATGCAGTCGCTGGTCGCGAGGCTTTATCCGGAAGGTGAAACGCAGTTACGGAAGCTGGACGGATCAGACCCCGTCTATCGCAGCGAATTTCCGCTGAGTGATCGCCAGAGTGGTGCACCGCTGGTGGAACTCTGGGGGGCTGAGACCGGCTGCCGAACCGCGATTATCTATGCCCCGGAAGACTTGACCTGTCTCTGGGAAAAATGGTCGTCGGTGGTGCGAGCAGAGCGGTCTGCGCCGTTCGAGAAGTATCTCACACGTGCGCTGCAGACGGGCGTGAATGTCTGCGCCCTGGCGGCGGGACGGACGTTGATCCGTGAGCTGCCGCGCACCGCATCCGAGCGGAAGCAGACCGACGCGGAGCGGGTTGAACATCGGCTGCTGAACATCGCCCGCATCCGTCATTCGGGCGAATGGGATGCTGCCCCGCGGGCTCTCCAGAAATTGCTACAGGCGATGAACCAGGTGTCTGCGGTGCAGGTCGCGACGAAACCGCGACTGCTGCCATTGACCGACGAGCGACTGTTTGCCCATCCCCTGCTCTATCTGCATGGCCGGTATGGATTCGCCCTCGATCAGGGCGAACAGCAGAAGCTGCGCACCTACCTCAAGCAGGGGGGCGTGCTGTTTGCGGATGCCTGTTGCGGAGCGGACGAATTCGATCAGAGTTTCCGACGACTGGCCAAACAGCTGTTTCCGGGCCAACGCCTGAAACGGATTCCCGTCGACCACGAACTCTTTTCGCGCAATACCGGATTTGAGCTGCGGGAAGTTCGTTTCCGTCACCCGATTGATCTGCAGACGAAAACCAATGAGGAACGTGTGACACGCATCGCTCCTGAAATCGAGGGGATTGAAATCGACGGTCGACTGGCGGTGCTCTATAGCCGCCACGATCTGAGCTGCGCTATCGAACACGGCGACCGCATCGCCTGCCCGGGCTATGTGGCTGAAGACGCCGTGAAACTGGGATTGAACATCGTCTGGTATTCGCTGCTGCAGTGA
- a CDS encoding outer membrane lipoprotein-sorting protein — translation MFRLDYKVLAMVLVLLPGTSSLAADQRLSTLIHNVSDQEQRYQNLEFYRQWKLQLKLPGSLLKQRDDTNLFRELQRDSRHVYQDGCFTIQEQISAVSLTGVKSSHKIRISYGGQQTRLVEDGVVRFEPGKDLNWPLRKPHVFLLDRLVEEPTLSRLLTSPTARGYFLSIAYETEEIINGLNCHRIRLETWVKGQQQHDFIRIWLAPERNWIPIRTEGYALGYSDSIPLQISEITAWHQPAPGLWFPHKIRDITHDEQSAAQGKTVISYESETSLTNISFSPKFDRKYFQEVPLPMEIGLQRDPTE, via the coding sequence ATGTTTCGTCTCGATTATAAAGTGCTCGCGATGGTTCTGGTTCTGCTGCCCGGAACATCCTCACTCGCAGCTGACCAGCGGCTTTCGACACTGATTCACAATGTGTCTGACCAGGAACAGCGTTACCAGAATCTGGAGTTCTATCGGCAGTGGAAACTTCAGTTGAAGCTACCCGGTTCGCTTTTAAAACAAAGAGATGACACGAATCTGTTTCGAGAACTCCAGCGCGATTCGCGGCACGTCTATCAGGACGGGTGCTTTACGATTCAGGAACAGATTTCAGCAGTTTCACTGACGGGTGTGAAATCCAGTCACAAGATTCGCATCAGCTATGGTGGCCAGCAGACGCGACTGGTGGAAGACGGCGTTGTCAGATTCGAACCGGGCAAAGATCTGAACTGGCCCTTACGCAAACCTCACGTCTTTCTACTGGATCGCCTGGTTGAAGAGCCGACCCTTTCCAGGTTGCTGACCAGTCCGACAGCCAGAGGGTATTTTCTCAGCATCGCTTATGAAACAGAAGAAATCATCAACGGCTTGAACTGTCACCGGATCCGCCTCGAAACCTGGGTCAAAGGCCAACAGCAGCATGATTTTATCCGGATCTGGCTGGCCCCGGAACGCAACTGGATCCCGATTCGCACAGAAGGCTACGCCCTGGGCTATAGTGATTCGATCCCGTTACAGATCAGCGAAATCACAGCGTGGCATCAACCGGCTCCCGGACTCTGGTTCCCGCACAAGATTCGGGACATAACCCATGATGAACAGTCCGCAGCACAGGGAAAAACAGTGATTTCGTATGAGAGTGAAACCTCACTGACGAATATCTCCTTCAGTCCAAAATTCGATCGCAAATATTTCCAGGAGGTACCGCTGCCGATGGAAATAGGATTACAGAGGGACCCGACAGAGTAA
- a CDS encoding carboxypeptidase-like regulatory domain-containing protein has product MTKHTLLLMFGLTLSLLLTACGGAPDDQPELGTVSGVVTMDGKPLPNANVRFYPEAGRASAAKTDDSGTYELVYIRDEMGAIPGKHSVKISTLDEANDPFGDQGSETVPEKYNKKTTLEATVEPGENTINFDLESK; this is encoded by the coding sequence ATGACAAAACACACGCTGCTGCTGATGTTTGGTTTGACACTTTCCCTGTTGCTGACCGCCTGTGGTGGCGCCCCCGATGATCAGCCCGAGCTGGGTACGGTTTCCGGCGTGGTAACCATGGATGGCAAACCGCTGCCCAATGCGAATGTGCGGTTTTACCCGGAAGCCGGACGGGCGTCTGCTGCCAAAACGGATGACTCGGGCACCTACGAACTGGTTTACATTCGCGACGAAATGGGGGCGATCCCCGGCAAACACAGTGTCAAGATTTCAACCCTCGACGAAGCCAACGATCCGTTCGGCGACCAGGGTAGCGAAACCGTTCCCGAAAAATACAACAAGAAAACCACCCTGGAAGCCACCGTTGAACCAGGCGAAAATACGATCAACTTCGACCTGGAATCGAAGTAG
- a CDS encoding DUF1559 domain-containing protein: protein MKRNSSVICGVRWRGFTLIELLVVIAIIAILIALLLPAVQQAREAARRSTCKNNLKQMGVAFHNYHDTHRTFPPGWIDGDQTLADASETANKNGLGWGTMILPFMDQTPLYNQIGTETNGFTMNWHIGYTGSTSIPSAKTVIPVYNCPSDPMGGINIDKGSYGKSNYGTERLLMGVNKKLQIRDFRDGTTNTILVGEVTTQDETGSTGSCGGAACNEFMGKLWIGARTASWGWERGLQAEDVYFIGYNAPDDFINGGARDPADRFALSSPHVGGVHVMLGDGSVRFLSENIDVNTYTWLNNEKDGKVLGEF, encoded by the coding sequence ATGAAGAGGAACAGTAGTGTGATCTGCGGCGTTCGCTGGCGTGGATTCACCTTGATCGAACTTCTGGTTGTTATCGCCATCATTGCTATCTTAATTGCCCTTTTGCTGCCAGCCGTACAACAGGCCCGCGAAGCTGCCCGCCGCAGTACCTGTAAAAATAATCTGAAGCAGATGGGCGTTGCCTTTCACAACTATCACGACACACACCGCACCTTCCCTCCCGGCTGGATCGACGGCGATCAGACGCTGGCTGACGCATCTGAAACTGCCAACAAGAATGGTCTGGGCTGGGGCACGATGATTCTGCCCTTCATGGATCAGACTCCGCTCTACAATCAGATCGGCACCGAGACCAACGGTTTCACCATGAACTGGCACATCGGCTATACCGGTTCGACATCTATCCCATCCGCCAAAACCGTAATCCCCGTGTATAACTGCCCTTCCGATCCGATGGGTGGCATCAATATCGACAAGGGAAGCTATGGAAAATCCAACTATGGAACCGAGCGTCTGCTGATGGGCGTCAACAAGAAGCTGCAGATCCGAGACTTCCGCGACGGAACCACCAACACGATTCTGGTCGGCGAAGTAACCACACAGGACGAGACCGGTTCGACCGGCAGTTGTGGTGGTGCGGCCTGTAATGAATTCATGGGTAAACTCTGGATCGGTGCCCGAACTGCCTCCTGGGGCTGGGAACGGGGATTACAAGCCGAAGACGTCTACTTCATCGGCTACAACGCACCGGATGACTTCATCAACGGTGGTGCCCGCGACCCTGCCGACCGGTTTGCTCTGTCGAGCCCCCACGTCGGTGGTGTGCATGTCATGCTGGGTGACGGTTCGGTCCGTTTCCTGTCGGAAAACATCGATGTGAATACCTACACATGGCTGAATAACGAAAAAGACGGGAAGGTACTGGGCGAGTTCTAA
- a CDS encoding tetratricopeptide repeat protein, whose translation MLFRALMLLLIIEGTWCGYLFYQRAARPEPMLPETRLMDPLFVEDVEPLVTQVQKNNAPYDWMQLGEALLGQGYYSHAALCFEQVARLMPASRLAESRIAYCLERTGRTSESTDKYLSLLETVEEGREGDRERMQIRYEIGRNYLREEQTDKAEAIFRENLGFLPARYQLAKLLIRSDRIEEALPLIQESLQRVPQSLKFRELELQAYRRQGDMDAVNRSALALARAQHSVPLHPGSDFIEPYRMQYGIDRRVEEFNQRISGGTLDELAGELEQLIALLDNRPTTHYPIFLMRLAEVNLQRKRPEQIGKTIQQLNDLQIHNAETLLYQAQSLGMQDEWDQAAELAQRAALLTKDPELHQQIADILNQAGQAEASKAARARALRLKGMLAYRENQLAEAEALLDQSLSLNPADPQIWYDRGLIRLALGKTEAAQADFQACLDREPRHGRAQRQLTPADHK comes from the coding sequence ATGTTATTTCGTGCATTGATGCTGCTATTGATCATTGAAGGCACCTGGTGCGGTTATCTGTTCTACCAGCGGGCTGCACGACCGGAACCGATGCTGCCCGAAACGCGGCTGATGGATCCTTTGTTTGTAGAGGATGTCGAACCACTGGTCACGCAGGTGCAGAAAAATAATGCGCCTTACGACTGGATGCAGCTGGGTGAAGCACTACTGGGTCAGGGATATTACAGTCATGCGGCACTCTGTTTTGAACAGGTCGCCCGGCTGATGCCCGCGAGCCGACTGGCCGAGAGCCGCATCGCATATTGCCTGGAACGGACCGGGCGAACCTCGGAGAGTACCGACAAGTATCTGAGTCTGCTGGAAACCGTAGAGGAAGGGCGCGAAGGCGATCGCGAGCGGATGCAGATCCGCTATGAAATCGGTCGCAATTATCTGCGCGAGGAACAGACCGACAAAGCGGAGGCGATCTTCCGCGAGAACCTTGGTTTCCTGCCGGCCCGTTATCAGCTGGCCAAATTGTTGATTCGCTCGGACCGCATTGAGGAAGCGCTGCCTTTGATTCAGGAATCGTTACAGCGGGTTCCCCAGTCACTCAAATTCCGGGAACTGGAACTGCAGGCATATCGCAGACAAGGCGACATGGACGCGGTCAACCGGAGTGCCCTCGCCCTGGCGCGGGCCCAGCACTCAGTCCCTTTGCATCCGGGTTCCGATTTCATCGAGCCCTATCGAATGCAGTATGGCATCGATCGACGGGTGGAAGAGTTCAATCAGCGGATTTCGGGAGGCACACTGGATGAGCTGGCGGGCGAACTGGAGCAGTTGATCGCGCTGCTCGATAACCGCCCCACGACCCATTATCCGATCTTCCTGATGCGGCTGGCGGAAGTGAATCTGCAGCGAAAACGTCCCGAGCAGATCGGCAAGACGATTCAGCAGTTGAACGACCTGCAGATCCACAACGCCGAGACACTGCTCTACCAGGCGCAGTCTCTGGGGATGCAGGACGAGTGGGATCAGGCTGCAGAGCTGGCTCAGCGGGCGGCGCTGCTGACCAAAGATCCGGAGCTGCATCAGCAGATTGCGGACATCCTCAATCAGGCGGGCCAGGCGGAGGCAAGTAAGGCGGCTCGCGCACGGGCCTTGCGGCTCAAAGGGATGCTGGCTTACCGCGAGAATCAGCTCGCAGAGGCGGAAGCCCTGCTCGATCAGTCACTCAGCCTGAACCCCGCAGATCCCCAGATATGGTATGACCGGGGTCTGATTCGGCTCGCACTGGGAAAAACGGAGGCAGCCCAGGCTGACTTTCAGGCCTGCCTGGATCGGGAGCCCCGACACGGTCGTGCGCAGCGTCAACTGACGCCGGCCGATCACAAATAA
- a CDS encoding FG-GAP repeat domain-containing protein has protein sequence MSAAENSPSPETNPEPNIPDRTGLTLLMLVAVILLPLATWFVLPLVPPLGSLPELYTGGTSYPASPLHFDRSGSLQTASAEGSSKELPLITNVQILDFDGDGKNEILACDAGNNRVLLISIDQAGVQTSRTLIEDVAAPAHATAVDIDADGDLDLVISVLGNIQPDDGVVGKVELFEQTQDGFVRHVILDDVRRVADVQPGDFDQDGDLDLAVAVFGYNRGEVLWLENQGNFQFVDHLLHRAPGTIHVPVADFDGDGDLDIATIVSQEEEELVAFENLGQGKFKTRSLWMTPNMDLGSAGLIHADLDQDGDQDLILPAGDNLEDFDAYPQPYHGCYWFENTGDWKFKQHRISNLGGTYAGDVTDLDGDGDLDVVLVSMTNDWYTPGNASLVWLENDGQQNFKSWQIDSEPIHLVTVATGDLNQDGLPDIAAGALNMRKPFDRIGRVSAWLQRAEGGR, from the coding sequence ATGTCTGCCGCCGAGAACAGCCCTTCCCCCGAAACGAACCCAGAGCCGAATATTCCGGACCGCACTGGTTTGACGCTGCTGATGCTGGTGGCCGTCATTCTGCTGCCGCTGGCGACCTGGTTTGTCTTACCCCTGGTTCCGCCGCTGGGGAGTCTGCCCGAACTCTACACGGGAGGCACTTCGTACCCGGCGTCCCCCCTGCACTTCGATCGCAGCGGGAGTCTGCAGACCGCGAGTGCGGAGGGTTCGTCAAAAGAACTGCCCCTGATTACCAACGTGCAGATTCTTGATTTTGACGGGGACGGAAAAAACGAGATTCTCGCCTGCGATGCCGGCAATAACCGGGTGCTGCTGATCTCGATTGATCAAGCGGGAGTCCAGACGTCGCGCACGCTGATTGAAGATGTGGCTGCGCCCGCGCATGCGACCGCCGTGGATATTGACGCCGACGGCGATCTGGATCTGGTGATTTCGGTGCTGGGCAATATTCAACCCGATGATGGAGTCGTGGGCAAAGTCGAGCTGTTTGAACAGACGCAAGACGGCTTTGTCAGACATGTGATTCTGGATGACGTCCGCCGCGTCGCCGATGTGCAGCCGGGCGACTTCGACCAGGATGGTGACCTCGACCTGGCTGTGGCTGTCTTCGGCTACAACCGTGGTGAAGTCCTCTGGCTGGAGAACCAGGGCAACTTTCAGTTTGTGGATCACCTGCTGCATCGGGCACCGGGAACGATTCATGTTCCCGTGGCGGACTTCGACGGGGACGGCGATCTGGATATCGCAACGATCGTCTCGCAGGAAGAAGAAGAGCTCGTGGCCTTTGAAAATCTGGGCCAGGGAAAATTCAAAACCCGGTCCCTGTGGATGACACCCAATATGGACTTGGGCAGTGCCGGTCTGATTCACGCCGACCTCGACCAGGATGGCGATCAGGATCTGATTCTCCCCGCGGGCGACAACCTCGAAGATTTCGATGCCTACCCACAGCCCTACCACGGATGTTACTGGTTTGAGAACACGGGCGACTGGAAGTTTAAGCAGCACCGCATTTCAAACCTGGGAGGCACGTATGCGGGGGATGTGACCGACCTGGACGGCGACGGCGACCTGGATGTTGTGCTGGTGAGTATGACGAACGACTGGTACACGCCGGGGAATGCGAGCCTGGTCTGGCTGGAAAATGACGGTCAGCAGAACTTTAAAAGCTGGCAGATCGACAGTGAGCCGATCCACCTCGTCACGGTTGCAACGGGCGACCTGAACCAGGACGGCTTGCCCGACATCGCTGCCGGTGCGCTGAATATGCGGAAACCCTTTGATCGCATCGGACGGGTTTCGGCCTGGCTGCAACGTGCGGAGGGGGGACGCTGA
- a CDS encoding DUF1559 domain-containing protein, with protein sequence MESETGTTTRKTKRWPKVLVGFLLGAVVVSGCLGILFPIQTLFYLAGGWFLFLKRVLPSVSVSLSGIITAFAFLVLMAVIIQLLGTFLIRNVRMKTDMTPLSGWRIRWTGFCLLLLVVAFTGGFAVVGVAHQSAWIVTASEGIIGLASGHRGPGRKERSQRKLKNIAYETINFASGAEGNRFPGGSISSTGLPLHSWETELLPYLGRLKYYQQIDRFQPWNSKTNAKLFQKPIREFLMPGSEWPEQNNQGFGLSYYTLNSHISGLKERASLNRIPDGVSNTLLGGEVVSQLRAWGDPVNFRDPALGINSHQEGFGGPWQQRRGANMVFLDGSARFINENIDPEILKALATPHGGEDVSTFLEGR encoded by the coding sequence ATGGAAAGTGAAACTGGAACGACAACCCGGAAAACGAAACGCTGGCCAAAAGTGCTGGTCGGGTTCCTGCTTGGCGCAGTCGTAGTGTCGGGCTGTCTGGGTATTCTGTTTCCGATACAGACCCTCTTCTACCTGGCTGGGGGATGGTTCCTCTTTTTAAAACGTGTGCTTCCCTCAGTGTCTGTTTCCCTCTCCGGGATCATCACAGCGTTTGCGTTTCTGGTTTTAATGGCGGTAATCATCCAGTTACTCGGCACTTTCCTGATACGCAATGTCAGAATGAAAACTGATATGACTCCATTATCCGGCTGGCGTATCCGCTGGACCGGTTTCTGTCTGCTGCTGCTCGTCGTCGCCTTTACGGGTGGGTTCGCCGTGGTTGGAGTAGCGCACCAGAGTGCCTGGATTGTGACGGCTTCGGAGGGCATCATCGGCTTAGCTTCAGGACATCGCGGGCCAGGTAGGAAAGAACGTTCCCAGAGAAAGCTCAAAAATATTGCATATGAGACGATCAACTTTGCATCAGGGGCAGAGGGGAATAGATTCCCGGGGGGAAGCATCTCATCCACCGGACTACCGTTGCATAGTTGGGAAACAGAATTGCTGCCTTATTTGGGACGTTTGAAATATTATCAGCAGATCGACAGGTTTCAGCCTTGGAATTCAAAAACCAATGCGAAACTGTTTCAGAAACCAATTCGGGAATTCCTGATGCCGGGCTCGGAATGGCCAGAACAGAATAATCAGGGCTTTGGTCTGTCTTATTATACCTTGAATAGTCACATCAGTGGTCTCAAGGAGCGTGCCAGCCTGAATCGCATTCCGGACGGGGTATCCAATACATTGCTCGGAGGCGAAGTCGTCAGTCAACTGCGTGCGTGGGGCGATCCCGTCAATTTTCGCGATCCCGCACTGGGCATCAATTCACATCAGGAAGGCTTTGGTGGTCCCTGGCAACAGCGGCGGGGGGCGAACATGGTCTTTCTCGATGGCAGTGCCCGCTTCATCAATGAAAATATCGACCCCGAAATATTGAAAGCCCTGGCGACGCCCCATGGTGGCGAGGATGTCAGCACGTTCCTGGAGGGGAGGTAA
- a CDS encoding DUF1559 domain-containing protein, whose product MITDPETAEPGSKDSEQSTPQKSVDWIARGISVLTLAGFMACLGVMLPFVIGFHLLFGWVAYLKRVMSTQTLVVSQLVWLIVFLALIVVTLHLLLKQGYRWSQRLQSADPDAAPLNSWPKQWTCSVLLFLLILAGSGVAVVEIGRQFWSMTTGDEKLVTAYNSYNAARRSASKNNLKQIGLALHNYHDLHDRLPPGGIFNQTGKPQHSWMTQILPYVDQAPLYNKVDFHQPWTAADNRDIFTTELDVYQIPGPRLNRKEPELPHGYQPAGYAANARVLNVNSGLNFKEIKDGLSNTLLAGEVNSQLKAWGDPTNFRDPALGINAHPRGFGGPFKGGANCLLGDGSARFINENIDPAVLKALATPNGGEDMSRFQEDW is encoded by the coding sequence ATGATAACCGACCCGGAAACAGCAGAACCCGGATCCAAGGACTCAGAGCAGTCGACTCCACAGAAATCGGTAGACTGGATTGCGCGGGGGATCAGCGTCTTGACGCTGGCGGGATTCATGGCCTGCCTGGGAGTTATGTTGCCTTTCGTGATCGGCTTTCATCTCCTGTTCGGCTGGGTGGCCTATCTCAAACGCGTGATGAGTACGCAGACCCTGGTCGTCTCACAACTGGTCTGGTTGATTGTTTTTCTGGCGTTGATCGTCGTGACCCTGCATCTGCTGCTGAAACAGGGATATCGCTGGTCACAACGACTGCAGTCGGCCGATCCGGACGCCGCCCCCCTGAACTCCTGGCCTAAACAGTGGACCTGTTCGGTGTTGCTGTTTCTGTTGATCCTGGCCGGGAGCGGAGTGGCCGTGGTGGAAATCGGCCGACAGTTCTGGTCGATGACCACCGGCGATGAGAAACTTGTGACAGCCTATAATTCGTATAATGCAGCCAGACGTAGTGCTTCCAAAAACAATCTCAAACAGATCGGCCTGGCGCTGCATAACTACCACGACCTCCATGATCGCCTGCCACCCGGCGGAATTTTCAATCAGACCGGAAAGCCACAACACAGCTGGATGACGCAGATCCTGCCTTATGTAGACCAGGCACCTCTGTATAACAAGGTCGATTTTCATCAACCCTGGACCGCCGCGGACAATCGTGACATCTTTACTACAGAACTGGATGTTTATCAGATTCCCGGTCCCCGCTTGAACAGGAAAGAACCGGAGCTCCCCCACGGATACCAGCCAGCCGGATACGCGGCGAACGCACGTGTCCTGAATGTGAACTCGGGGCTGAACTTCAAAGAGATCAAAGACGGTCTTTCCAACACTCTGCTGGCGGGCGAAGTCAATTCGCAGCTCAAAGCCTGGGGCGATCCGACCAACTTCCGCGATCCGGCGCTGGGAATCAATGCTCACCCGCGCGGCTTTGGTGGTCCTTTCAAAGGCGGTGCCAATTGCCTGCTGGGAGATGGTTCGGCCCGTTTCATTAATGAAAACATCGACCCGGCCGTGCTTAAAGCACTCGCGACACCCAACGGCGGCGAAGACATGAGCCGTTTTCAGGAGGACTGGTAA
- a CDS encoding DUF1559 domain-containing protein — protein sequence MSNETKTVPRPARGLGFKLLIAAGCLMILFALLVYCFFLLLLGVIYPFRVGYHLLAGWYLYLQRVGHSLSRSPTQVVWGVVILVFMSAVLHLLLKRGYRLRFQSENSSAAAQTQTVWQPRWTCTILALLLLLLGSSFAVTELTQQVWALVTSQERISFAFDSQGGWKREQSGDQLEELGLALHSHQDVYGHFPAGGTFDQTGQPQHSWLTHLLPFLGEERLYRQIDLGQPWSADANRLPFQQPLYYCLNPGLRETYRGGTEGEPTSAGYQPAQYAANSYVMNANAAPGFQEISDGSSNTLLAGEVNAQFKAWGDPTNFRDPTRGINADPHGFGGPFQGGAQFLMVDGSVRFINENIDPAILKALATPDGGEPVGEY from the coding sequence ATGTCGAACGAAACGAAAACCGTTCCCCGTCCTGCCCGCGGCCTGGGCTTCAAACTGCTGATTGCGGCTGGCTGCCTGATGATCCTGTTTGCGCTGCTGGTTTACTGTTTCTTCCTGCTGCTGTTGGGAGTCATCTATCCCTTCCGTGTCGGGTATCACCTGCTGGCCGGCTGGTATCTGTATCTGCAGCGCGTGGGGCACAGCTTGAGTCGTTCTCCTACGCAGGTCGTCTGGGGTGTTGTCATTCTCGTTTTCATGAGCGCCGTCCTGCATCTGTTATTAAAACGTGGCTATCGCCTGCGATTTCAGTCAGAGAATTCATCCGCCGCTGCGCAGACACAAACAGTCTGGCAACCACGGTGGACCTGTACCATCCTGGCGTTGTTGCTGCTGCTGTTGGGCAGCAGCTTTGCAGTGACCGAGCTGACACAACAGGTCTGGGCGCTGGTCACCAGTCAGGAACGAATCTCATTCGCGTTTGACAGTCAAGGCGGCTGGAAGCGTGAGCAGTCCGGCGATCAACTCGAAGAACTCGGGCTGGCGCTGCACAGTCACCAGGATGTCTATGGACACTTTCCGGCAGGGGGCACCTTCGATCAAACCGGTCAGCCACAGCACAGCTGGCTCACACACCTGCTCCCCTTCCTGGGGGAAGAGCGGCTCTATCGTCAGATCGACCTCGGCCAGCCCTGGTCAGCCGATGCTAATCGTCTCCCCTTTCAGCAGCCCTTGTACTACTGCCTGAATCCCGGTCTGCGGGAGACCTACCGCGGGGGAACCGAGGGCGAACCGACTTCCGCAGGCTACCAGCCCGCGCAATACGCGGCTAACTCGTATGTCATGAATGCGAATGCGGCGCCCGGTTTTCAGGAGATCAGTGACGGCAGTTCGAATACGCTGCTCGCAGGAGAAGTGAACGCGCAGTTCAAGGCCTGGGGCGATCCAACCAACTTCCGCGATCCAACGCGGGGCATCAACGCCGACCCCCATGGTTTTGGCGGTCCCTTTCAGGGCGGAGCCCAGTTTCTGATGGTCGACGGCTCCGTCCGTTTCATCAATGAAAACATCGATCCCGCCATCCTCAAAGCACTGGCAACACCCGACGGCGGCGAACCAGTGGGGGAGTATTAA